In bacterium, the following are encoded in one genomic region:
- the mfd gene encoding transcription-repair coupling factor yields MLDIVLQRIASSESAQNLLRHIAEKKTIMVDGYVGSMDAVLGILAAQSAYVNNRLSVIVVPDSLTYGRVLDDLTTLQDYTTHKIPILQFPEDELLPYDDREANPAFVAARQESIEQLLNNEKAILVTTVRALSKRIPGPRSVASYKIELQSGATFQFQYLVELLHEIGFEKQEIVDQPGTFAIRGGIVDVFPFAQQNPIRIEFFGDTIDSLRFFDVVNQRSLQKTDYLALYPKSESQTAQHDADLTDYWPQDTLVMLLEPEILQGALVKYWDEINDSYQRKSEAHSELLAPESRFLDAVSVMKKLNAFAGLYFARYSRNMDFDKINFAAHALESFNSHINLLKERLIAIRGQYKVFIACNNTGQAERLSELLDSDELASGVDFVIGVGELHEGFYTEDAQCVVFTDHQIFGRIKRTRSHRKFKTAQALRHIASLKPGDYVVHVDYGIARYAGLEKVTSGEHTEECLKLLYKNGDKLFVPLEHFSRVQKFSAEDGVTPTLHKLGSGDWDKVKARTKKTLKDIAQDLIKLYAERKSRKGFAFTPDTHMQYALEASFEFEDTPDQTKVTLDVKKDMESDNPMDRLVCGDVGYGKTEIAIRAAFKAVQDSKQAAILVPTTILAEQHFETFSSRMREFPVRIDVISRFRTTKEQKIILEKVQRGEIDILIGTHRLLSKDVQFKDLGLLIIDEEQRFGVAHKEKLRQLKATVDTITLTATPIPRTLHFSLMGGRDLSVINTPPQDRLPVKTEITQFDEDLIHDAVMKELDRGGQVYYVHNRIQSIDRITDMLNTVVPKARLAVIHGQMAPQQVEDIVHAFMKREYDILVATTIIENGIDIPNVNTIIIDQAHQFGLSQLYQLRGRVGRSNRQAYCYLLTMPMSVMPSDALRRLQAIEEFSDLGSGFLIAMRDLEIRGAGNMLGAEQSGFVNAVGFELYCQILDEAVQETRQEMNVVESGKKEEITQQAEYMPALQVHVFCDTYIPDTYVNVPSERVRIYKSLSDIISIDALNAIEQELVDRFGKLPVEAKNLLQMIEIKLMTLPLCAERLDIDENKLVLRFDVKSMSQPNMADRMKIRMNAIVKTFENLRFFQNKDFLDITFGFEWYDATKSRIISTESKEDSLVLISAKKIISQIIEL; encoded by the coding sequence ATGCTTGATATAGTTCTTCAGCGTATAGCATCCTCTGAATCGGCGCAAAATTTACTTCGCCATATCGCCGAAAAGAAGACGATCATGGTGGACGGGTATGTCGGTTCGATGGATGCGGTGCTTGGGATTTTAGCGGCTCAGTCGGCCTATGTGAATAACCGCTTATCCGTTATCGTTGTGCCGGACAGTTTGACGTATGGTCGTGTACTCGATGATCTCACAACGCTGCAAGACTATACAACCCACAAAATCCCGATTTTACAATTCCCGGAAGACGAACTTTTACCCTATGATGACCGGGAAGCCAATCCGGCTTTCGTAGCAGCACGGCAGGAGAGTATCGAGCAATTGCTTAATAACGAAAAAGCAATACTTGTTACCACGGTTCGTGCTTTGAGTAAACGCATTCCGGGTCCGCGTAGCGTGGCATCTTACAAGATAGAACTTCAAAGCGGCGCCACGTTTCAGTTTCAATACTTGGTCGAATTGCTCCATGAGATCGGTTTCGAAAAGCAAGAAATCGTGGATCAGCCGGGAACGTTTGCCATTCGTGGTGGTATCGTTGACGTATTTCCTTTTGCTCAACAAAATCCTATCCGTATCGAATTTTTCGGCGATACGATTGATTCGCTTCGTTTTTTTGATGTAGTAAATCAGCGTTCGTTGCAAAAAACAGATTATTTAGCGCTGTATCCCAAATCGGAAAGTCAAACGGCACAACACGATGCCGATCTGACGGATTATTGGCCACAGGACACACTGGTCATGTTATTAGAACCGGAAATTTTACAGGGTGCATTGGTTAAGTATTGGGATGAAATCAACGACAGTTATCAACGTAAATCCGAAGCTCATTCAGAACTTCTCGCGCCGGAAAGTCGTTTTCTTGATGCCGTATCCGTAATGAAAAAGCTCAATGCCTTTGCAGGCCTTTATTTTGCCCGTTATAGCCGTAATATGGATTTTGATAAAATAAATTTTGCGGCTCATGCACTCGAATCATTTAACAGCCACATCAACCTGCTCAAAGAACGATTGATAGCCATTCGGGGCCAATATAAGGTTTTCATAGCGTGTAATAATACGGGTCAGGCTGAACGATTGTCTGAATTATTGGATTCCGATGAACTTGCGTCCGGCGTTGATTTTGTAATCGGCGTCGGCGAGTTGCATGAAGGCTTCTACACGGAAGATGCACAATGTGTCGTATTTACGGATCATCAGATTTTTGGACGCATCAAGCGTACGCGATCACATCGCAAATTTAAAACAGCGCAGGCGTTGCGTCATATTGCATCGCTCAAACCGGGAGATTATGTAGTTCATGTGGATTACGGCATTGCGCGCTACGCCGGTCTTGAAAAAGTAACCAGCGGTGAACATACCGAAGAATGCCTGAAACTTCTTTATAAAAACGGTGATAAATTATTTGTTCCGCTTGAACATTTTTCGCGCGTCCAAAAGTTTTCAGCCGAAGACGGCGTTACACCGACGTTACATAAATTAGGTTCAGGTGATTGGGATAAGGTTAAAGCACGCACCAAAAAAACGCTGAAAGATATCGCACAGGATCTGATCAAACTCTATGCCGAACGCAAATCACGCAAAGGATTCGCTTTTACACCGGATACCCATATGCAATACGCATTGGAAGCATCGTTCGAATTTGAAGATACGCCCGATCAAACCAAGGTGACGCTCGACGTCAAAAAGGACATGGAAAGCGATAATCCGATGGATAGGCTTGTCTGTGGTGATGTGGGTTACGGTAAAACGGAAATCGCTATACGTGCTGCTTTTAAAGCCGTTCAGGATAGTAAGCAAGCGGCGATACTCGTTCCCACGACGATTTTGGCGGAACAGCATTTTGAAACGTTTTCTTCACGTATGCGCGAATTTCCGGTTCGCATTGATGTGATATCCCGTTTTCGGACAACCAAAGAACAAAAAATCATCCTCGAAAAAGTACAGCGCGGCGAAATTGATATACTGATCGGCACGCACCGACTTCTTTCAAAGGATGTGCAGTTCAAAGATTTAGGCCTTCTTATTATCGATGAAGAACAGCGTTTTGGCGTTGCTCATAAGGAAAAACTTCGTCAGCTCAAAGCTACCGTCGATACGATCACTCTGACAGCGACGCCGATACCGCGAACATTGCACTTTTCGTTGATGGGCGGACGTGACTTGTCGGTCATCAATACGCCACCGCAGGATCGTTTACCCGTTAAAACAGAGATAACGCAGTTTGACGAAGACCTCATCCATGATGCCGTGATGAAAGAATTGGACCGGGGTGGACAGGTTTATTATGTGCACAATCGGATACAGAGTATTGATCGCATCACGGACATGCTCAATACGGTTGTTCCCAAAGCACGATTAGCTGTGATCCACGGGCAAATGGCACCGCAACAAGTTGAGGATATCGTTCATGCTTTCATGAAACGCGAATATGATATTTTAGTCGCTACGACAATCATTGAAAACGGTATTGACATACCAAACGTCAATACTATTATCATAGACCAGGCACATCAGTTTGGGTTATCGCAGTTATATCAATTACGCGGTCGCGTCGGTCGCTCCAATCGTCAGGCGTATTGCTATCTTCTCACGATGCCCATGAGTGTAATGCCTTCGGACGCGTTACGACGATTGCAGGCGATAGAGGAATTTTCGGATCTGGGTTCAGGTTTTTTGATTGCAATGCGGGACTTAGAAATTCGTGGTGCCGGCAATATGCTTGGCGCTGAACAAAGCGGTTTTGTGAACGCGGTTGGTTTTGAGCTTTATTGTCAAATTTTGGATGAAGCCGTACAAGAGACACGCCAAGAAATGAATGTGGTTGAGTCGGGCAAAAAAGAGGAAATAACTCAGCAAGCAGAGTATATGCCGGCTTTGCAGGTTCATGTTTTTTGCGATACCTATATACCGGATACCTATGTTAATGTTCCATCCGAAAGGGTTAGGATTTATAAAAGCTTATCGGATATCATTTCGATTGACGCTTTAAATGCAATCGAACAAGAATTGGTGGACCGTTTTGGGAAACTCCCTGTAGAAGCAAAAAATCTTCTGCAAATGATTGAAATAAAGTTGATGACATTGCCGCTTTGTGCTGAACGATTGGATATTGATGAAAACAAATTAGTACTTCGGTTTGATGTGAAGAGCATGAGTCAACCGAATATGGCAGATCGTATGAAAATAAGGATGAATGCAATTGTAAAAACATTCGAAAATCTTCGATTTTTTCAGAATAAAGACTTTTTAGATATTACTTTTGGTTTTGAGTGGTATGATGCGACAAAAAGCCGTATTATTTCAACTGAGTCTAAAGAAGATTCTTTAGTATTGATAAGTGCCAAAAAAATAATTTCACAAATAATTGAGTTATAA
- the miaB gene encoding tRNA (N6-isopentenyl adenosine(37)-C2)-methylthiotransferase MiaB produces MSDTAFEEIHTPESIADVRSRLQGSRKRLYLETYGCQMNVYDSELVASIMRDMDYDLVDDYETADAIFMNTCAIRENAEQRVWGQLTRFKKLKEEKPHLIIGVLGCMAKHLEEEIHAKRPYVNVVLGPDSYRKIPELIEKKQASQNLVQIRLPAQHAEDFSLSEYRDFQLKPLQMDTRLSRTEVYDQVEPLRLGKITAWIAIMRGCDNFCTFCVVPYTRGRERSRSVESIVEEVHKAVAQGYTEIGLLGQNVNSYRDPEQKDFAELMNRVSEVPGVRRIRFTSPHPKDFPEHLLHIIAQRDNICKQLHIPVQSGSNRILELMNRTYTREEYLKLIDTVRRIIPDVSISTDIITGFPSETERDHLDTVELFRTVQFDSAFMFKYSARIGTKAYTMPDDVTEAEKSRRLQQIIEVQKENGLKSLHREIGKEREVLIEEVSRKSDNYYCARTDKGQIIIIPKSDKTIGEYARIRIARADGHTLFGEYI; encoded by the coding sequence ATGTCCGATACAGCCTTTGAAGAGATTCATACACCTGAATCCATTGCCGATGTACGTTCGCGCCTCCAAGGCAGCCGTAAACGTTTATATTTAGAAACCTACGGTTGTCAGATGAATGTGTATGATTCGGAGTTGGTCGCCAGCATTATGCGCGATATGGATTATGATCTAGTGGATGATTATGAAACGGCCGATGCGATTTTTATGAATACATGTGCTATTCGTGAGAATGCCGAGCAGCGCGTGTGGGGTCAGTTAACGCGATTTAAAAAACTCAAAGAAGAGAAACCTCATCTCATCATTGGTGTTTTGGGTTGTATGGCAAAACATCTTGAAGAAGAAATCCACGCCAAACGCCCGTACGTCAATGTCGTTTTAGGACCGGATTCGTATCGTAAAATTCCGGAGTTAATAGAAAAAAAACAAGCTTCGCAAAATCTTGTACAGATACGCTTGCCAGCCCAACACGCTGAGGACTTCAGTTTATCCGAATATCGTGATTTTCAATTAAAACCTCTTCAAATGGATACGCGTTTGTCGCGCACGGAGGTGTATGATCAGGTTGAACCATTGCGACTTGGTAAAATCACGGCGTGGATAGCGATCATGCGGGGATGTGATAATTTTTGCACATTTTGTGTGGTTCCTTATACGCGGGGCCGGGAGCGCAGTCGTTCCGTTGAAAGTATAGTCGAAGAAGTACACAAAGCTGTAGCGCAGGGTTATACAGAAATTGGGTTATTGGGCCAAAATGTCAATTCATACCGTGATCCGGAACAAAAGGATTTTGCTGAGTTGATGAATCGCGTCAGTGAAGTGCCTGGAGTGCGTAGGATTCGGTTTACTTCTCCGCATCCAAAGGATTTCCCTGAACATCTTCTGCACATCATCGCACAACGCGATAATATTTGCAAACAGCTTCATATTCCTGTGCAATCGGGTTCCAATCGTATTTTGGAACTTATGAACCGTACATATACACGCGAAGAATATCTTAAACTTATTGATACAGTGCGTCGCATAATTCCGGATGTGTCCATTTCAACCGATATTATCACCGGATTTCCATCGGAAACTGAACGTGATCATTTGGATACCGTGGAACTGTTTCGTACGGTACAATTTGACTCGGCATTTATGTTTAAATATTCGGCGCGTATCGGCACTAAAGCGTATACTATGCCCGATGATGTAACAGAAGCGGAGAAGTCGCGACGCTTGCAACAGATAATTGAAGTGCAAAAGGAAAACGGTTTAAAATCTTTGCACCGTGAGATCGGTAAAGAACGCGAAGTATTAATCGAAGAAGTTAGCCGCAAATCGGATAATTATTATTGCGCGCGTACTGACAAAGGGCAGATTATCATTATTCCTAAGTCCGATAAAACCATCGGTGAGTATGCTCGTATTCGTATCGCACGTGCCGACGGCCACACGCTTTTCGGCGAATATATCTAA
- a CDS encoding radical SAM protein, with protein sequence MQNTILRDTLKVNEIFYSIQGESTHAGKPCVFVRLTYCNLRCTYCDTEYAFYSGRDMTVEDAIQTIQSYNCKTVEVTGGEPLLQERVYDLMMRLCDMGFEVLIETGGSLNVEKIDPRVLKIVDMKCPSSGMQEKNYYPNLNKLLPTDELKFVIGDRNDYEWAKALIAQYPHTKQINSILFSPVFGTIEPVSMVNWMLEDKLQTIAPNIRFQIQLHKVIWSPETRGV encoded by the coding sequence ATGCAAAACACTATACTTCGCGACACACTTAAGGTCAACGAAATTTTCTACAGCATCCAGGGCGAATCTACGCACGCCGGTAAGCCGTGTGTATTTGTGCGTTTGACGTACTGTAACCTGCGCTGCACATACTGTGATACGGAATACGCATTTTATAGCGGGCGGGATATGACCGTTGAAGACGCCATTCAGACAATTCAATCATATAACTGTAAAACCGTTGAAGTGACCGGCGGCGAGCCTCTTTTGCAAGAACGTGTTTACGATTTGATGATGCGGCTCTGCGATATGGGATTTGAGGTATTGATCGAAACCGGTGGCAGTCTTAATGTTGAAAAAATCGATCCCCGTGTACTGAAAATCGTTGATATGAAGTGCCCCTCTTCCGGTATGCAGGAAAAAAATTATTACCCTAACCTGAACAAACTATTACCGACGGATGAATTAAAATTTGTTATCGGCGATCGTAATGATTACGAATGGGCGAAGGCATTGATTGCTCAATATCCGCATACAAAACAAATTAATTCTATACTTTTTTCGCCGGTATTTGGCACTATCGAACCGGTTTCTATGGTCAACTGGATGCTGGAAGATAAACTTCAAACGATAGCGCCTAATATTCGTTTTCAGATACAGTTACACAAGGTGATATGGTCACCGGAAACGCGTGGTGTATAA
- a CDS encoding 6-carboxytetrahydropterin synthase, giving the protein MTQTVKIAKEFHWEMAHRLPYHTGGCQNIHGHSYILWVEIEGQPQENGMLLDYAEIKRIVKPMIDTLDHGFICSSDDTAVLAFLNNSKFKMTIVDFYTTAENLCYYFADAIEKEIIKYPHVHSMKIRICETRSSYAEITRSLKR; this is encoded by the coding sequence ATGACACAAACCGTCAAAATCGCAAAAGAATTTCACTGGGAAATGGCCCATCGCCTGCCTTATCATACGGGCGGTTGTCAGAATATTCACGGCCACTCTTATATTCTATGGGTCGAAATCGAAGGACAACCTCAGGAAAACGGTATGTTGCTTGACTATGCAGAAATTAAACGAATTGTGAAACCGATGATTGACACGCTCGACCATGGTTTTATATGCAGCAGTGACGATACGGCAGTTCTTGCGTTTCTGAACAACTCAAAATTCAAAATGACTATCGTTGATTTTTATACGACCGCTGAGAATTTGTGTTATTATTTTGCGGACGCCATCGAAAAAGAAATAATAAAATATCCTCATGTTCATTCCATGAAAATTAGAATTTGCGAAACGCGTTCGTCGTACGCCGAAATAACCCGATCCCTGAAACGATGA
- the queC gene encoding 7-cyano-7-deazaguanine synthase QueC, producing MTTDTHSTLAVVLASGGLDSCVTTAIASQTHALAMLHVNYGQRTEKRELRSFNDICNYYSVLPSRRLIVNIEHLKQIGGSSLTDNSIPVSSADLHNKNIPSSYVPFRNANILAMAVSWAETIKAEKIYIGAVQEDSSGYPDCRSDFFEAYNQMIRLGTKPGSGIEIITPIIHLQKSEIVREGLHLNAPLSLTWSCYQSEDEACGVCDSCALRLRGFQSAGIEDPILYRVRPKYD from the coding sequence ATGACAACGGATACCCATTCTACATTGGCCGTCGTCCTCGCAAGTGGCGGACTGGACAGTTGTGTCACGACGGCTATTGCGTCACAAACTCACGCGCTTGCAATGTTGCATGTCAACTATGGTCAGCGTACAGAAAAACGCGAACTGCGCTCTTTTAACGATATTTGCAATTATTATAGTGTTCTACCCTCTCGACGCTTGATCGTTAATATCGAGCACCTAAAGCAAATTGGCGGTTCCAGTCTGACCGATAATTCGATTCCTGTCTCATCGGCTGACCTTCATAATAAAAACATCCCCAGTTCTTATGTGCCTTTTCGCAATGCCAATATTTTAGCCATGGCCGTAAGTTGGGCCGAGACGATCAAAGCCGAAAAAATTTATATAGGCGCCGTACAGGAAGATTCCAGCGGTTACCCTGATTGCCGATCGGATTTTTTTGAAGCATACAATCAAATGATTCGGTTGGGCACCAAACCGGGTTCGGGAATTGAAATCATCACCCCAATCATTCATTTGCAAAAGTCGGAAATTGTCCGCGAGGGACTGCATCTGAATGCCCCGCTATCGCTTACATGGTCGTGCTACCAATCGGAAGATGAGGCGTGTGGGGTTTGCGACAGTTGTGCATTACGCTTACGGGGATTTCAATCTGCGGGCATTGAAGATCCGATCTTATATCGGGTAAGACCAAAATATGATTAG
- the gatB gene encoding Asp-tRNA(Asn)/Glu-tRNA(Gln) amidotransferase subunit GatB, whose amino-acid sequence MQYEPVMGLEVHAQLITQSKAFCTCSTKYGAMPNTQTCPVCLALPGALPVLNKKAVDFAIRMGLATHCVIAEESIFARKNYFYPDLTKGYQISQFDKPLCENGWVDIEVGEAVKRIRIKRIHMEEDAGKSIHDDALTGGEKTFVDLNRCGTPLIEIVTEADFRTPAEVVAYLTKIRQTVQYLEICDGNMEEGSLRCDVNISMRPVGQEKFGTKTEIKNMNSFKAVERALNYEMARQTDILQNGGSVSQQTLLWDDNQGVSRALRSKEEAHDYRYFPEPDLVPLRVTKAWVDEIAGSLSELPGARRDRFVQQYGIPKYDADVLTLSKSLANYFEETLKHVSDGKLASNFIMGEVMALLKERKQDADAFIISPANLGKLLRMVSDNTISGKIAKIVFEEMAKDGADAEAIVKTKGLLQITDRGEIEKIIDRMFELNQKQLQEYLGGKEAVFGHFVGQVMKLSQGRTNPAMTNEILKQKLAEKKQNQ is encoded by the coding sequence ATACAATATGAACCGGTAATGGGTCTGGAAGTTCACGCTCAACTTATTACCCAATCCAAAGCGTTTTGTACCTGCAGCACCAAATACGGTGCGATGCCCAATACGCAAACTTGTCCGGTTTGCCTGGCATTGCCCGGTGCGTTACCGGTGCTCAATAAAAAAGCGGTAGATTTTGCCATTCGTATGGGATTGGCTACGCATTGCGTTATCGCCGAAGAAAGCATTTTTGCTCGAAAAAATTATTTTTACCCGGATCTGACTAAAGGTTATCAAATATCCCAATTTGACAAACCTCTATGTGAAAACGGATGGGTGGATATCGAAGTCGGCGAAGCCGTAAAGCGTATTCGCATAAAACGCATACATATGGAAGAAGATGCGGGCAAATCTATCCACGACGATGCCCTCACCGGCGGCGAAAAAACCTTTGTTGATCTTAACCGCTGCGGTACGCCCTTGATAGAAATTGTAACGGAAGCAGACTTTCGGACTCCGGCTGAGGTTGTCGCATATCTGACCAAAATTCGCCAGACTGTACAGTATTTGGAAATTTGTGATGGAAATATGGAAGAGGGCAGCTTGCGGTGTGATGTCAATATATCGATGCGTCCCGTAGGTCAGGAAAAATTTGGCACCAAAACAGAAATTAAAAACATGAATTCATTCAAAGCGGTAGAACGCGCTTTGAATTACGAAATGGCCCGTCAAACAGATATTCTGCAAAATGGCGGTAGTGTCAGCCAACAGACGTTGTTGTGGGACGACAATCAAGGTGTGTCACGCGCATTGCGGTCCAAAGAAGAAGCGCATGACTATCGTTATTTTCCCGAGCCGGATCTGGTACCTTTACGTGTTACTAAAGCCTGGGTGGATGAAATCGCCGGTAGTTTGTCCGAGTTACCCGGAGCGCGTCGGGATCGGTTTGTTCAACAATACGGCATTCCTAAGTATGATGCCGACGTTTTGACGCTCAGTAAATCATTAGCCAATTATTTTGAAGAAACGCTAAAACACGTAAGCGACGGCAAGTTGGCCAGTAATTTTATTATGGGCGAGGTCATGGCTTTGTTGAAGGAGCGCAAACAGGATGCCGATGCCTTTATCATTTCACCGGCCAATCTTGGGAAATTACTTCGTATGGTATCCGATAATACGATCAGCGGAAAAATAGCGAAGATAGTATTTGAAGAAATGGCGAAGGATGGTGCGGATGCCGAAGCTATCGTGAAAACAAAGGGTTTGCTCCAAATCACGGACCGCGGAGAGATTGAAAAAATTATTGATCGTATGTTTGAATTGAATCAAAAACAATTGCAGGAATATCTTGGCGGAAAAGAAGCCGTGTTTGGTCATTTTGTCGGGCAAGTGATGAAGCTGTCGCAAGGAAGGACCAATCCGGCCATGACGAATGAAATTTTGAAGCAAAAACTCGCTGAAAAAAAGCAAAATCAATAA
- a CDS encoding adenylosuccinate synthase has product MSVRIVIGAQWGDEGKGKIVDLLASQAHVVARYQGGANAGHTIVHGNKKYVLHLIPSGILHEGVMCILGNGVVIDPIALFDEIKMLSDMGITMHDRLMISPHAHIILPYHKLIDQAKEKYLGENQVGTTKRGIGPAYVDKIDRSGIRAIDLIHPDTLERKLSKAITEKNKIIKAFGSEELPIEPTIKQFKEIGQQLKPLIGDSVKYLFEANQTGKEILLEGAQGTLLDIDHGTYPFVTSSNASAGGACTGLGIGPSYINHVMGVVKAYNTRVGNGPFPTEFDEVFGQKVRELGGEFGATTGRPRRCGWLDLVQLKYAMMVNGIDELAITKLDVLDTLDELKICVGYKVDGKRIDHYVTDAGELERVEPVYETVSGWKSDTSGVKNYVELPQKAQAYLKFIEDYLGHARIKIVSIGQEREKTFMM; this is encoded by the coding sequence ATGTCTGTTCGAATTGTTATCGGTGCCCAATGGGGCGATGAAGGTAAAGGGAAAATTGTTGATTTATTAGCCAGTCAGGCACACGTCGTAGCGCGTTATCAAGGCGGCGCTAATGCGGGACATACTATCGTCCACGGAAATAAAAAATACGTTTTGCATCTGATACCCTCAGGTATTTTACACGAAGGTGTTATGTGTATTCTCGGCAACGGTGTAGTGATAGATCCTATCGCGCTTTTTGACGAGATAAAAATGCTGTCTGATATGGGGATCACGATGCACGATCGTTTGATGATCAGTCCGCATGCGCATATTATTTTGCCGTACCATAAACTCATTGACCAAGCTAAAGAGAAGTACCTCGGTGAAAATCAGGTCGGTACGACTAAGCGAGGTATAGGACCGGCGTACGTGGATAAAATTGATCGCAGCGGTATTCGTGCTATTGATTTGATTCATCCGGACACGTTGGAGCGGAAACTTTCCAAGGCTATTACGGAAAAAAATAAAATCATTAAAGCATTTGGCTCTGAAGAATTACCGATCGAACCGACGATCAAACAATTTAAAGAAATCGGCCAGCAGCTCAAGCCGCTGATCGGTGATAGTGTCAAATATCTTTTTGAGGCCAATCAAACCGGAAAAGAGATTTTACTCGAAGGCGCCCAAGGTACCTTGCTAGATATTGATCACGGGACATATCCATTTGTGACCTCATCCAATGCCAGCGCAGGAGGTGCTTGTACGGGATTAGGAATAGGTCCTTCCTATATCAATCACGTTATGGGTGTAGTCAAAGCTTATAATACGCGTGTCGGTAACGGGCCTTTTCCAACGGAATTTGATGAAGTTTTTGGTCAAAAGGTGCGTGAACTCGGCGGAGAATTTGGCGCTACAACCGGCAGACCGCGTCGTTGCGGGTGGTTGGATTTGGTGCAACTCAAATATGCTATGATGGTCAACGGCATTGACGAATTAGCCATTACCAAATTGGACGTGCTGGACACCTTGGACGAGCTGAAAATATGTGTCGGCTATAAGGTGGATGGTAAGCGCATTGATCATTATGTGACGGATGCCGGTGAGTTGGAACGCGTAGAGCCTGTGTATGAAACCGTTTCAGGATGGAAGTCCGACACATCCGGCGTTAAAAATTATGTTGAGTTGCCGCAAAAAGCACAAGCGTATCTCAAATTTATCGAAGACTATCTTGGCCATGCGCGTATCAAGATCGTCTCTATCGGTCAGGAACGCGAAAAAACTTTTATGATGTAA
- a CDS encoding STAS domain-containing protein → MDYNIAENNGVVVLELKGNIMGGPDATQLNDEIHTRIKQGKKNFVVNMQSVDLINSSGLGILISNLTTVKNNGGDLRLTNLSPKIKQIFQITKLATVFKQYDSVDDGVKSFV, encoded by the coding sequence ATGGATTACAATATTGCAGAGAATAACGGCGTTGTCGTATTGGAATTAAAAGGCAACATCATGGGCGGCCCGGATGCAACGCAGCTTAATGATGAAATTCATACCCGCATAAAGCAGGGAAAAAAGAATTTTGTCGTTAATATGCAATCCGTTGATCTTATCAATAGCTCAGGCTTGGGTATTTTGATCAGCAATCTGACTACGGTAAAAAATAACGGCGGTGATTTACGCTTGACCAATCTGTCTCCGAAAATCAAACAGATATTTCAAATAACAAAATTGGCGACCGTATTTAAGCAATACGATTCTGTGGATGACGGGGTTAAAAGTTTTGTCTAA
- the secF gene encoding protein translocase subunit SecF, with protein sequence MELFVNKNYPLVDTRRNAYIFSGILILISLLLFFFRGLNYGVDFVGGTSIEVKFNSKVELEKVRSIVSSKYSSDRIQDFGNGNEVLIHVLEQNNEVAPTVLKLMNDNFPGNSVELRSVSQVGPKIGDELKVSAIWASIWGLLFIVVYLAIRFHWKWGMAAVAALFHDVIITIGLFCALQLEFSLGAVAALLTIIGYSVNDTIVVFDRIRENTRLIKRGTTFGEVINKSINETLSRTVMTSTLTLLSVIVLLMIGGEVIRTFAWALLTGIVVGTYSSIYVASPILIEWNAGEDIKVK encoded by the coding sequence ATGGAATTGTTTGTAAATAAAAATTACCCGCTTGTCGATACGCGTCGCAATGCGTACATTTTTTCGGGTATACTCATTTTAATCAGCTTATTGTTATTCTTTTTCCGGGGACTTAATTACGGCGTTGACTTTGTCGGCGGTACGTCCATCGAAGTTAAGTTTAATTCCAAAGTGGAATTGGAAAAAGTTCGCAGCATTGTTTCTTCGAAGTATAGCTCTGACCGTATTCAGGACTTCGGAAATGGAAATGAAGTGTTAATACACGTTTTGGAACAAAATAACGAAGTAGCGCCGACCGTTTTAAAGCTGATGAACGATAACTTTCCCGGCAATTCGGTTGAACTACGTTCGGTGAGTCAGGTTGGTCCCAAGATCGGCGATGAACTTAAAGTTTCCGCCATCTGGGCTTCGATTTGGGGACTTCTATTCATTGTTGTCTACCTTGCGATTCGTTTTCATTGGAAATGGGGCATGGCTGCCGTGGCGGCTTTGTTCCATGATGTGATCATCACCATCGGTTTATTTTGCGCGTTGCAACTTGAGTTTTCGCTGGGTGCCGTTGCCGCTTTGCTGACCATCATTGGTTACTCCGTAAATGATACCATAGTCGTATTTGATCGTATTCGTGAGAATACACGCCTTATCAAACGTGGTACGACCTTTGGAGAAGTCATCAATAAAAGCATTAATGAAACTCTGAGCCGTACGGTGATGACATCGACATTAACCTTGTTGTCGGTTATTGTATTGCTGATGATCGGCGGTGAGGTTATTCGCACATTTGCATGGGCTCTGTTGACCGGTATTGTCGTTGGAACGTATTCATCCATTTACGTGGCGAGTCCGATCCTGATCGAATGGAATGCCGGAGAAGATATTAAAGTCAAGTAA